The Micromonospora krabiensis genome window below encodes:
- a CDS encoding MBL fold metallo-hydrolase — protein MRITKFTHSCVRLERDGVVLVIDPGTWSEPRALAGADAVLVTHEHTDHVDVLRLAGLGVPVYAPEGARLPDLAPLPVTPVRAGQRFTAAGFPVTAVGGRHATIHDGQPDCVNLGYLVDGLYHPGDALHVPDEPVRTLLLPGQGSWMRLGEAIDFARSVGAERAHTIHDGQVNDRGLASVTGWFAETVEGYRHLAPGESA, from the coding sequence ATGCGGATCACCAAGTTCACCCACTCCTGCGTACGTCTGGAGCGCGACGGCGTCGTCCTGGTCATCGACCCGGGCACGTGGAGCGAGCCGCGCGCGCTGGCCGGGGCGGACGCCGTGCTCGTCACCCACGAGCACACCGACCACGTCGACGTGCTCCGCCTGGCGGGTCTCGGCGTGCCGGTGTACGCGCCGGAGGGCGCCCGCCTGCCCGACCTCGCCCCGCTGCCGGTGACCCCGGTGCGGGCCGGGCAGCGGTTCACCGCCGCCGGGTTTCCGGTGACCGCCGTGGGTGGCCGGCACGCCACCATCCACGACGGCCAGCCGGACTGCGTGAACCTCGGCTACCTCGTGGACGGGCTCTACCACCCCGGTGACGCGCTGCACGTGCCGGACGAGCCGGTGCGGACCCTGCTGCTGCCCGGGCAGGGGTCGTGGATGCGGCTGGGTGAGGCGATCGACTTCGCCCGTTCCGTCGGCGCCGAGCGGGCGCACACGATCCACGACGGGCAGGTCAACGACCGTGGCCTGGCGAGCGTCACCGGTTGGTTCGCCGAGACGGTCGAGGGCTACCGGCACCTCGCGCCCGGTGAGAGCGCCTGA
- a CDS encoding archease, whose translation MEQLAEQGHRCVPHTADVRIEAWAPTRETCVAEAVAALVESFVDTAGAVPGPEREFHAPPADDEDLLVNVLDEVIFRMDTADELPLTSDVSDDGDGGLLVRWLVTGTDAVELVGAVPKAVSLHELRFGREDDRWSCAVTLDV comes from the coding sequence ATGGAACAGCTCGCGGAGCAGGGGCACCGGTGCGTGCCGCACACCGCCGACGTCCGGATCGAGGCGTGGGCGCCGACCCGGGAGACGTGCGTGGCCGAGGCGGTCGCCGCGCTGGTGGAGAGCTTCGTCGACACCGCGGGGGCGGTGCCCGGCCCGGAGCGGGAGTTCCACGCGCCGCCCGCCGACGACGAGGACCTGCTGGTGAACGTCCTCGACGAGGTGATCTTCCGGATGGACACGGCGGACGAGTTGCCGCTGACCAGCGACGTGTCCGACGACGGCGACGGCGGCCTGCTGGTGCGCTGGCTGGTGACCGGCACGGACGCGGTCGAGCTGGTGGGCGCGGTGCCGAAGGCGGTCTCCCTGCACGAGCTGCGGTTCGGCCGCGAGGACGACCGCTGGTCCTGCGCCGTGACACTGGACGTGTGA
- a CDS encoding RtcB family protein — protein sequence MELVEESPYRFRIDQRDPMRVPGVVFATRSLLPDAGADKSLEQVANVATLPGIVDASYAMPDVHWGYGFPIGGVAATDVERDGVVSPGGVGFDISCGVRLLAADLDRAELGPRLDALMDGLAEATPRGMGKGAVWHLADRAELDGVLRGGSRYAVERGFGVERDLDRCEDYGAVDDADPAQVSDRAVERGARQVGSLGSGNHFLEVQVVEEVYDDRVAGVFGLRPGQICVMIHCGSRGLGHQICTDHLRGMEKVMSRYGIEVPDRQLACAPVSSDEGRAYLGAMAAAANYARANRQLLTDAARRIFNRQTGQGLDLVYDISHNLAKLETHAVDGVPRRVCVHRKGATRALPPGHEDLPADLRAVGQPVLIPGSMGTGSYVLTGVPGSPAFASTCHGAGRVRSRKQAVKAERGADPRRQLEEQDIAVRGVSRRGLAEEMPAAYKDVTAVVESAEGAGLCRKVARLAPIGVVKG from the coding sequence GTGGAGCTGGTCGAGGAGTCGCCGTACCGGTTCCGGATCGACCAGCGCGACCCGATGCGGGTCCCGGGCGTGGTCTTCGCCACCCGGTCACTGCTGCCCGACGCCGGAGCGGACAAGTCCCTGGAACAGGTCGCCAACGTGGCCACGCTGCCGGGCATCGTCGACGCCTCGTACGCCATGCCCGATGTGCACTGGGGCTACGGCTTCCCGATCGGCGGCGTCGCCGCCACCGACGTGGAGCGCGACGGGGTCGTGTCGCCCGGCGGGGTGGGCTTCGACATCTCCTGCGGCGTACGCCTGCTCGCCGCCGACCTGGACCGCGCTGAGCTGGGCCCCCGGTTGGACGCCCTGATGGACGGGCTGGCCGAGGCGACCCCGCGCGGCATGGGCAAGGGCGCCGTGTGGCACCTGGCCGACCGGGCCGAGCTCGACGGGGTGCTGCGCGGCGGCTCCCGGTACGCGGTGGAGCGCGGATTCGGGGTCGAGCGGGACCTCGACCGGTGCGAGGACTACGGGGCGGTCGACGACGCGGACCCGGCGCAGGTGAGCGACCGGGCGGTCGAGCGGGGCGCCCGCCAGGTCGGCAGCCTCGGCTCGGGCAACCACTTCCTGGAGGTGCAGGTCGTCGAGGAGGTGTACGACGACCGCGTCGCCGGCGTGTTCGGGCTCCGCCCGGGACAGATCTGCGTGATGATCCACTGCGGTTCGCGGGGGCTCGGCCACCAGATCTGCACCGACCACCTGCGGGGCATGGAGAAGGTGATGTCCCGCTACGGCATCGAGGTGCCGGACCGTCAGCTCGCCTGCGCGCCGGTCTCCTCGGACGAGGGACGGGCGTACCTCGGCGCGATGGCGGCCGCCGCGAACTACGCGCGGGCGAACCGGCAGCTGCTGACCGACGCGGCCCGCCGGATCTTCAACCGGCAGACCGGCCAGGGTCTCGACCTCGTCTACGACATCTCGCACAACCTCGCCAAGCTGGAGACCCACGCCGTCGACGGCGTCCCGCGTCGCGTCTGCGTCCATCGCAAGGGCGCCACCCGGGCGTTGCCGCCGGGCCACGAGGACCTCCCGGCCGACCTGCGCGCGGTGGGCCAGCCGGTGCTGATTCCCGGCTCGATGGGCACCGGCTCGTACGTGCTCACCGGCGTACCCGGCTCACCCGCCTTCGCGTCCACCTGCCACGGGGCGGGCCGGGTGCGCAGCCGCAAGCAGGCGGTGAAGGCCGAACGGGGAGCCGACCCGCGTCGGCAGCTGGAGGAGCAGGACATCGCCGTACGCGGTGTGTCCCGCCGGGGTCTGGCCGAGGAGATGCCCGCGGCGTACAAGGACGTCACGGCGGTGGTGGAGTCGGCCGAGGGCGCCGGGTTGTGTCGGAAGGTGGCGCGGCTGGCGCCGATCGGCGTGGTCAAGGGCTGA
- a CDS encoding SDR family oxidoreductase — MPERFAHYPRIAVVTGADSGIGKACAVALAAAGFDIGLTWYGDPDGARRTADEVRAAGRRCEVAEMDLTRLPGAADVIDELADRLGGVGVLVNNAGTGASVPFVDTGWERWREVLSVDLDGPFLCAQRAARRMRATGAGGRIINITSVHEHAPRVGSAAYCAAKGGLGLLTKVMAQELAVDGITVNAVAPGEISTPMTGQEDVDPFTQERPGVPVGRPGDAREVAAVVALLASPQAAYVTGASWPVDGGMLMMGPQASALTSHDWRRVESS; from the coding sequence ATGCCCGAGCGTTTTGCGCACTACCCCCGCATCGCCGTCGTCACCGGCGCCGACTCCGGCATCGGCAAGGCCTGCGCGGTGGCCCTGGCCGCCGCCGGCTTCGACATCGGCCTCACCTGGTACGGCGACCCGGACGGCGCGCGGCGCACCGCGGACGAGGTCCGCGCCGCCGGTCGACGGTGCGAGGTCGCCGAGATGGACCTGACCCGGTTGCCCGGCGCCGCCGACGTGATCGACGAGTTGGCCGACCGGCTCGGCGGCGTCGGCGTCCTGGTCAACAACGCCGGGACCGGTGCGTCGGTACCGTTCGTCGACACCGGCTGGGAGCGGTGGCGCGAGGTGCTGTCGGTGGACCTCGACGGACCGTTCCTCTGCGCTCAGCGCGCCGCCCGCCGGATGCGGGCCACCGGTGCCGGCGGGCGGATCATCAACATCACCAGCGTGCACGAGCACGCGCCGCGGGTCGGCTCGGCCGCGTACTGCGCCGCGAAGGGCGGCCTCGGGCTGCTCACCAAGGTGATGGCACAGGAGTTGGCCGTCGACGGGATCACCGTCAACGCGGTCGCCCCGGGCGAGATCTCCACCCCGATGACCGGGCAGGAGGACGTCGACCCGTTCACCCAGGAGCGGCCCGGCGTGCCGGTGGGGCGGCCGGGAGACGCCCGGGAGGTCGCGGCGGTGGTCGCGCTGCTGGCCTCGCCCCAGGCCGCGTACGTCACGGGCGCCTCCTGGCCGGTCGACGGCGGGATGTTGATGATGGGTCCGCAGGCGAGCGCCCTGACCTCGCACGACTGGCGACGCGTGGAATCGTCGTAA
- a CDS encoding SSI family serine proteinase inhibitor yields MPFAQRIVALVAAVLVAGGLTAAARPEAAHAAARPEATHAVPRADQPPSVLVLTVQPPTAAPRASVLFCGPSGGDHPAASAACGTLAGVGGDPGTLNLDPDTLCTLEYAPVTVRALGFWGDRPVTYAKTFANRCVLLRETGELFAF; encoded by the coding sequence ATGCCCTTCGCCCAGCGGATCGTCGCGCTCGTCGCGGCCGTCCTCGTCGCCGGCGGGTTGACCGCCGCCGCCCGTCCCGAGGCCGCACACGCCGCCGCCCGTCCCGAGGCGACGCACGCCGTCCCCCGCGCCGACCAGCCCCCGTCGGTGCTGGTGCTCACCGTGCAGCCGCCGACCGCCGCGCCCCGCGCCAGCGTGCTGTTCTGCGGCCCGAGCGGCGGCGACCACCCGGCCGCGTCGGCCGCGTGCGGCACCCTGGCCGGCGTCGGCGGCGACCCCGGCACGCTCAACCTCGACCCCGACACGCTCTGCACCCTGGAGTACGCGCCGGTCACCGTCCGCGCGCTCGGCTTCTGGGGCGACCGGCCGGTGACGTACGCGAAGACGTTCGCCAACCGGTGCGTCCTGCTGCGCGAGACCGGTGAGCTGTTCGCCTTCTGA
- a CDS encoding pentapeptide repeat-containing protein has protein sequence MSESTRSARPATPGRADLRADCARCVGLCCVAPAFAASADFAIDKPAGRPCPNLGADHRCGIHSELRERGFPGCTVFDCFGAGQQVTQVTFGGRDWQGAPETAAVMFDTFAVMRPLHELLWYLTEALALRTSAALREALDAARTETARLTAGRPEELLALDVPAHRDRVNVLLARAGDAARGSGGRPGADHRGAHLFGADLRNVDLRRANLRGALLIGADLRGVDLRLADLTGADLRGADLRGADLSGALFLHQSQLDAARGDARTGLPARLARPGHWAALPLTPVRRPPHPAGRSGADGRSGGDGTSARRGRRR, from the coding sequence GTGTCGGAGAGCACCCGGTCGGCGCGGCCGGCGACGCCCGGCCGCGCCGACCTGCGTGCCGACTGCGCGCGCTGCGTCGGCCTCTGCTGCGTCGCGCCGGCCTTCGCCGCGTCCGCCGACTTCGCCATCGACAAGCCCGCCGGCCGGCCCTGCCCCAACCTGGGGGCCGACCATCGCTGCGGGATCCACTCCGAGCTGCGGGAGCGGGGCTTCCCCGGCTGCACGGTCTTCGACTGCTTCGGCGCGGGGCAGCAGGTGACACAGGTGACGTTCGGCGGGCGGGACTGGCAGGGCGCGCCGGAGACCGCCGCCGTCATGTTCGACACCTTCGCCGTGATGCGGCCGCTGCACGAACTGCTCTGGTATCTGACCGAGGCGCTGGCGCTGCGTACGTCCGCCGCCCTGCGCGAGGCGCTGGACGCGGCGCGCACGGAGACCGCCCGGCTGACCGCCGGCCGCCCCGAGGAGTTGCTCGCCCTCGACGTGCCCGCGCACCGTGACCGGGTCAACGTCCTGCTGGCGCGGGCCGGCGACGCCGCCCGGGGCTCGGGCGGGCGGCCGGGCGCCGACCATCGGGGCGCCCACCTGTTCGGGGCGGACCTGCGCAACGTCGACCTGCGCCGGGCGAACCTGCGCGGCGCCCTGCTGATCGGCGCGGACCTGCGCGGCGTCGACCTGCGCCTGGCCGACCTGACCGGGGCCGACCTGCGCGGCGCGGACCTGCGCGGGGCCGACCTCTCCGGCGCGCTCTTCCTGCACCAGTCGCAGCTCGACGCCGCCCGTGGTGACGCGCGCACCGGGCTGCCGGCCCGGCTCGCGCGGCCCGGTCACTGGGCAGCGCTGCCCCTCACCCCGGTACGCCGCCCGCCACACCCCGCCGGCCGGTCCGGAGCCGACGGCCGGTCCGGAGGCGACGGCACTTCGGCGCGGCGGGGCCGCCGGCGGTGA
- a CDS encoding preprotein translocase YidC, which translates to MGYRARQGDQPVDPEHAEDEAGERALVQVAADTEVPPPDDTDVAPDIVTEDDGSGVAGGSSGSSGGGSSMPGHPDATR; encoded by the coding sequence GTGGGATACCGAGCGCGGCAGGGTGACCAGCCGGTCGACCCGGAGCACGCCGAGGACGAGGCCGGCGAGCGGGCGCTGGTGCAGGTGGCGGCAGACACCGAGGTGCCGCCGCCGGACGACACCGACGTGGCGCCGGACATCGTCACCGAGGACGACGGGTCGGGCGTCGCGGGCGGCTCGTCCGGGAGCAGCGGCGGGGGTTCCAGCATGCCCGGGCACCCGGACGCGACCCGCTGA
- the rnhA gene encoding ribonuclease HI, giving the protein MVDAGRVVRIWTDGACSGNPGPGGWGVLLRYGDHERELCGGEATPTTNNRMELMAAIQALESLTRPVTVELHTDSTYVRNGITSWLASWKRNGWRTAAKQPVKNADLWQRLEAACARHDVTWLWVKGHNGHPENERADALANRGMTEARADAVSVR; this is encoded by the coding sequence ATGGTGGATGCCGGCAGAGTGGTGCGGATCTGGACCGACGGCGCGTGCAGCGGCAACCCGGGGCCGGGCGGCTGGGGCGTGCTGCTGCGCTACGGCGACCACGAGCGGGAGCTGTGTGGGGGAGAGGCGACCCCGACGACGAACAACCGGATGGAGCTGATGGCGGCCATCCAGGCCCTGGAGAGCCTCACCCGGCCGGTGACGGTGGAGCTGCACACCGACAGCACGTACGTGCGCAACGGCATCACCAGCTGGCTCGCCTCCTGGAAGCGCAACGGCTGGCGTACGGCCGCAAAGCAGCCGGTGAAGAACGCCGACCTGTGGCAGCGGCTGGAGGCGGCCTGCGCCCGGCACGACGTGACCTGGCTGTGGGTCAAGGGGCACAACGGTCATCCGGAGAACGAGCGCGCCGACGCGCTGGCCAACCGAGGCATGACGGAGGCCCGGGCCGACGCGGTCTCCGTCCGCTGA
- a CDS encoding lycopene cyclase family protein: MRSAVDVDLALLGGGGAASLVLAALDRHGVRDLRVAVVDPVHRRGQDRTWAFWGLPGDDLEPLLSARWQRVEVVTPAARRVLDLAPLRYAMLRSGPVYQRAAEAERRLGATRVHAAVDDVRDDGHRVLVRAGDGSTVRADWVLDSRPRPPARAGRTTWLQHFRGWWLSADTAAFDPARAVLMDFRTPQPARGVSFGYLLPVTDRYALVEYTEFSPELLTDAGYDAALAGYRDLLGLDPARLTVREVENGVIPMTDGPFPARPSPRVVRLGTAGGATRPSTGFTFSAMYRQADQVARALAAGRPPTPAPAYPSRHRWMDAVALRALDRGSVDGPAFFDTLFARNPAQRVLRFLDGATTPAEELAVMRSTPLLPMLAATAGDAAHRLRDRLRPARPAPPTPPAVRAGTPPHP, from the coding sequence ATGCGCAGCGCCGTCGACGTCGACCTCGCACTGCTCGGTGGCGGCGGTGCCGCCTCGCTCGTGCTGGCGGCGCTGGACCGCCACGGCGTACGCGACCTGCGGGTGGCGGTGGTCGACCCGGTGCACCGGCGCGGCCAGGACCGGACCTGGGCGTTCTGGGGGCTGCCCGGCGACGACCTCGAACCACTGCTCAGCGCGCGGTGGCAACGCGTCGAGGTGGTCACGCCGGCCGCCCGACGGGTGCTCGACCTCGCCCCGCTGCGCTACGCGATGCTCCGCTCCGGCCCGGTCTACCAGCGCGCCGCCGAGGCCGAGCGGCGACTCGGGGCGACCCGGGTCCACGCGGCCGTCGACGACGTGCGAGACGATGGCCACCGGGTGCTGGTCCGCGCCGGCGACGGTTCGACCGTACGGGCCGACTGGGTCCTGGACTCGCGCCCCCGCCCGCCCGCGCGCGCCGGCCGGACCACCTGGCTGCAGCACTTCCGCGGCTGGTGGCTCAGTGCCGACACCGCGGCGTTCGACCCCGCGCGGGCGGTGCTGATGGACTTCCGCACCCCGCAGCCGGCCCGGGGGGTCTCCTTCGGCTACCTGCTGCCGGTCACCGACCGCTACGCGCTGGTCGAGTACACCGAGTTCTCACCCGAGCTGCTCACCGATGCCGGCTACGACGCCGCGCTGGCCGGCTACCGGGACCTGCTCGGCCTCGACCCGGCGCGGCTCACCGTGCGGGAGGTGGAGAACGGGGTGATCCCGATGACCGACGGCCCGTTCCCGGCCCGCCCGTCACCCCGGGTCGTCCGTCTCGGCACCGCCGGCGGGGCGACCCGACCGTCCACCGGCTTCACCTTCTCCGCCATGTACCGGCAGGCCGACCAGGTCGCCCGCGCGCTCGCCGCCGGGCGTCCGCCGACTCCCGCACCCGCCTACCCGAGTCGGCACCGCTGGATGGACGCGGTCGCGCTACGCGCCCTGGACCGCGGCTCGGTCGACGGGCCGGCCTTCTTCGACACGCTCTTCGCCCGCAACCCGGCGCAGCGGGTGCTGCGATTCCTCGACGGGGCGACCACGCCGGCCGAGGAGCTGGCGGTGATGCGCTCCACCCCGTTGCTGCCGATGCTGGCCGCCACGGCGGGCGACGCGGCACACCGACTACGCGACCGGCTCCGCCCGGCCCGACCGGCACCGCCGACGCCCCCGGCGGTCCGCGCCGGCACGCCCCCTCACCCGTGA
- a CDS encoding MFS transporter yields MTAQVGERLGPRFAKLWAASTLSALGSGLATVAAPLFVAARTDDPLVVAGASAVAWLPWLLFALPGGVLVDRADRRRLMVVIDWVRVGALAVLAAAMVTGRAGVALLYAVLFVVNSGEIVFRAASQALLPAVVPRARLERANGWLNGGSTLTHGMLAGPLGGFLFALAASTPFLVNAATYALSAVLIALVGGSYRAAGDTVPAGSRPRSVRREIAEGVRWLAGQRLLRTMAILIGLLNVTLTAAVAVLVLLATDRLGLGSVGYGVLFTCMAAGGVLGAFLGDRLIARVGATWTVRVGLLVEAGLHLALAASRSAALIGFALFAFGVHGALWNIVANSLRQRLTPASLQGRVGSTNLFVAAGGNCLGALLGGVLAGWFGLTAPYWVGFVVAVAVSVATWRVFDRATVARAYADPTPADDADRAAPVS; encoded by the coding sequence GTGACGGCGCAGGTGGGGGAGCGGCTCGGGCCGCGGTTCGCGAAGCTCTGGGCGGCCAGCACGCTGTCGGCGCTCGGCAGTGGCCTGGCCACCGTGGCGGCCCCGCTCTTCGTCGCCGCGCGCACCGACGACCCGCTCGTGGTCGCGGGCGCCTCCGCCGTCGCGTGGCTGCCCTGGCTGCTCTTCGCGCTGCCCGGCGGGGTGCTCGTCGACCGGGCCGACCGGCGTCGGCTCATGGTGGTCATCGACTGGGTACGGGTGGGGGCGCTGGCCGTGCTGGCCGCCGCCATGGTGACCGGCCGGGCCGGCGTGGCGCTGCTCTACGCGGTGCTGTTCGTCGTCAACAGCGGCGAGATCGTGTTCCGGGCGGCCAGCCAGGCGCTGCTGCCCGCCGTGGTGCCCCGTGCCCGGCTGGAACGCGCCAACGGCTGGCTCAACGGCGGCAGCACGCTGACCCACGGCATGCTCGCCGGCCCGCTCGGCGGGTTCCTCTTCGCCCTCGCGGCGAGCACCCCGTTCCTGGTCAACGCCGCCACGTACGCCCTCAGCGCGGTGCTGATCGCGCTCGTCGGCGGCAGTTACCGGGCGGCCGGCGACACCGTACCGGCCGGGTCCCGCCCACGCTCCGTGCGCCGGGAGATCGCCGAGGGGGTCCGCTGGCTCGCCGGGCAGCGGCTGCTGCGCACCATGGCGATCCTCATCGGCCTGCTGAACGTGACGCTCACCGCGGCCGTGGCGGTGCTCGTCCTGCTCGCCACGGACCGGCTCGGCCTCGGCTCGGTCGGCTACGGCGTCCTGTTCACCTGCATGGCGGCCGGCGGCGTGCTCGGCGCGTTCCTCGGCGACCGGCTCATCGCCCGCGTCGGGGCCACCTGGACGGTCCGGGTCGGGCTGCTGGTGGAGGCCGGCCTACACCTCGCGCTCGCGGCGTCGCGCAGCGCCGCGCTGATCGGGTTCGCGCTGTTCGCCTTCGGCGTGCACGGCGCGCTCTGGAACATCGTCGCGAACTCGCTGCGCCAGCGGCTGACCCCGGCGTCGTTGCAGGGGAGGGTGGGCAGCACCAACCTCTTCGTGGCCGCCGGCGGCAACTGCCTCGGCGCGCTGCTCGGCGGTGTCCTGGCCGGCTGGTTCGGGCTCACCGCCCCGTACTGGGTGGGCTTCGTGGTCGCGGTCGCCGTCTCCGTCGCCACGTGGCGGGTCTTCGACCGGGCCACCGTCGCCCGGGCGTACGCCGACCCGACGCCCGCCGACGACGCGGACCGCGCCGCCCCGGTGTCGTGA
- a CDS encoding class F sortase, translating into MTRRDATGRRTAPAVAVVALLAAGGLGLVTVGVTADPPRPPRPEQTAVGPARPAPDLPPLPHTAPTLVQIPTIGVRAEVVPVGADAAGVLEVPSLDRPGVAGWYRYGASPGETGNAVIVGHVDSKAGPAVFFDLGRLRPGDPIRITRADATVATFTVDGVTAYPKDRFPSALVYGPSDAAGLRLVTCGGRFDAASGGYVDNVIVLASRTG; encoded by the coding sequence TTGACACGGCGCGACGCGACCGGACGACGGACGGCACCCGCCGTCGCGGTCGTCGCCCTGCTCGCGGCCGGCGGTCTCGGCCTGGTGACCGTCGGCGTGACCGCCGACCCGCCCCGCCCGCCACGCCCCGAGCAGACCGCGGTAGGCCCCGCCCGTCCGGCGCCGGACCTGCCGCCCCTCCCCCACACCGCGCCGACCCTGGTCCAGATCCCGACCATCGGCGTACGGGCCGAGGTCGTTCCCGTCGGCGCGGACGCCGCCGGTGTGCTGGAGGTGCCCTCCCTCGACCGGCCCGGCGTCGCCGGCTGGTACCGCTACGGCGCCAGCCCCGGCGAGACCGGCAACGCGGTCATCGTCGGGCACGTCGACTCGAAGGCCGGTCCCGCCGTCTTCTTCGATCTGGGCCGGCTGCGGCCCGGCGACCCGATCCGGATCACCCGGGCGGACGCCACAGTGGCCACGTTCACCGTGGACGGTGTCACCGCGTACCCCAAGGACCGCTTCCCCTCCGCGCTGGTCTACGGCCCCAGCGACGCCGCCGGGTTACGCCTGGTCACCTGCGGTGGACGGTTCGACGCCGCCAGCGGCGGCTACGTCGACAACGTCATCGTGCTCGCCAGCCGCACCGGTTGA
- a CDS encoding magnesium and cobalt transport protein CorA, protein MVDQRTTRPGRRLHALVDRLLGRNGTTIPAPRRSNPDAVVDCAVYVDGRREPGRPHYADAYARSRRGRDAFVWLGLHEPGPAVMAAVGRVFGLDELTVEQALADGHRPTVQRHGDVTLLVLRTAGYVEHDELTESSEVIDTGDVMVFLGDRFVLTVRHGASGALTTVRAEIEQRPAVLAEGPWAVAYAVCDRMVDLYLEVAGHVERDLDRVEENVFSPDRSVDIQHVYQLKREVVEFKRAVLPLQSPLRTLLEPHPANPPRSLHRRFADVDARLARAVDRVAAYDDLLTSIVQSRLAQLAVEQNNDMRKIAAWAAIAAAQTGIAGVYGMNFPTLPGLEWRYGYAVALGLMLLAALTLHRLFRRSGWL, encoded by the coding sequence ATGGTGGATCAGCGAACGACGCGGCCGGGTCGACGGCTGCACGCGCTCGTCGACCGGCTGCTCGGCCGGAACGGTACGACCATTCCGGCGCCCCGACGGTCCAATCCGGACGCGGTGGTCGACTGCGCGGTGTACGTCGACGGCCGGCGGGAGCCCGGCCGCCCGCACTACGCCGACGCGTACGCCCGCAGCCGGCGTGGGCGCGACGCGTTCGTGTGGCTGGGCCTGCACGAGCCGGGCCCCGCGGTGATGGCGGCGGTCGGGCGGGTCTTCGGCCTCGACGAGCTGACCGTGGAGCAGGCGCTCGCCGACGGGCACCGCCCGACCGTGCAGCGGCACGGCGACGTGACGCTGCTGGTGCTGCGTACCGCCGGCTACGTGGAGCACGACGAACTGACCGAGTCCTCCGAGGTGATCGACACCGGTGACGTGATGGTGTTCCTCGGCGACCGGTTCGTCCTCACCGTCCGGCACGGCGCGTCCGGCGCGCTGACCACGGTCCGAGCGGAGATCGAACAGCGGCCGGCGGTGCTGGCCGAGGGGCCCTGGGCGGTGGCGTACGCGGTCTGCGACCGCATGGTCGACCTCTACCTGGAGGTCGCGGGGCACGTCGAGCGGGACCTGGATCGGGTCGAGGAGAACGTCTTCAGCCCGGACCGGAGCGTGGACATCCAGCACGTCTACCAGCTCAAGCGCGAGGTGGTGGAGTTCAAGCGGGCGGTGCTGCCGTTGCAGTCACCCCTGCGGACGCTGCTGGAGCCTCATCCGGCGAACCCGCCGCGGAGCCTGCACCGCCGGTTCGCGGACGTGGACGCGCGACTGGCCCGGGCCGTCGACCGGGTGGCCGCGTACGACGACCTGCTCACCTCGATCGTGCAGTCCCGGCTGGCGCAGCTGGCCGTGGAGCAGAACAACGACATGCGCAAGATCGCGGCGTGGGCGGCCATCGCGGCGGCGCAGACCGGGATCGCCGGCGTCTACGGCATGAACTTCCCGACCCTGCCGGGCCTGGAGTGGCGCTACGGTTACGCCGTCGCGCTCGGGCTGATGCTGCTCGCCGCGCTCACCCTCCACCGGCTCTTCCGCCGCTCCGGTTGGCTCTGA
- a CDS encoding MBL fold metallo-hydrolase, with protein sequence MPRPLAVPLAPGVWRIPTVGRALINSYALVDDDGSVTLADCGVKQAPARIVRGLAAIGKTPADVIRIVLTHAHPDHAGGAAELARRTEAPVVVHAADVEYAEAGTAPPRDREVTGGRLFSRMPGNRFPAVEVAQPLADGDLLPVAGGLRVVHTPGHSPGHISLLHEPTRLLITGDALFNVAGIRWPVKLFCTDFRMTQETAHVLGELDYDLAAFTHGPELADNPRERIRAFLLRHG encoded by the coding sequence ATGCCGCGACCCCTCGCAGTGCCGCTCGCCCCCGGCGTCTGGCGGATCCCGACCGTCGGCCGCGCATTGATCAACTCGTACGCCCTCGTCGACGACGACGGCAGCGTCACCCTGGCCGACTGCGGGGTGAAGCAGGCACCGGCCCGGATCGTGCGCGGGCTCGCGGCGATCGGCAAGACCCCGGCCGACGTGATCCGGATCGTCCTCACGCACGCGCACCCGGACCACGCCGGCGGCGCCGCCGAACTGGCCCGCCGCACCGAGGCGCCGGTCGTGGTGCACGCGGCCGACGTGGAGTACGCGGAGGCGGGCACGGCGCCACCCCGCGACCGGGAGGTCACCGGCGGGCGGCTGTTCTCCCGGATGCCCGGCAACCGGTTCCCCGCCGTCGAGGTGGCCCAACCACTCGCCGACGGCGACCTGCTGCCGGTCGCCGGCGGCCTGCGCGTGGTGCACACCCCCGGCCACTCCCCGGGGCACATCTCGCTGCTGCACGAGCCGACCCGGCTGCTCATCACCGGCGACGCGCTGTTCAACGTGGCCGGCATCCGCTGGCCGGTCAAGCTCTTCTGCACCGACTTCCGGATGACGCAGGAGACCGCGCACGTGCTCGGCGAACTCGACTACGACCTGGCCGCGTTCACCCACGGCCCCGAGCTGGCCGACAACCCCCGCGAGCGCATCCGCGCCTTCCTCCTGCGCCACGGCTGA